In the Streptomyces sp. cg36 genome, one interval contains:
- the traA gene encoding plasmid transfer protein TraA codes for MAFFTPGPDFGQAKGARQRPQGQSRNGSSANGNGRSRTTNWTTNRTRSREYHFHVNESGANKRTNAGPGGGFFSRGAGGGEKSGHSPLADPEFFNSSDVRNYCDQARFVFLQLSFELAGAAEVLNGALKEIPDPEGRAFGSRARARRVTRRLKKVADDARDAAKNAAATYAAFQREFEPELANYRARQARQPRRRFDFNQ; via the coding sequence ATGGCCTTCTTCACCCCCGGCCCCGACTTCGGCCAAGCCAAGGGCGCCCGCCAACGGCCGCAGGGACAGAGCCGCAACGGGTCCAGCGCCAACGGCAACGGCCGCTCACGCACCACGAACTGGACGACCAACCGGACCCGATCACGCGAGTACCACTTCCATGTCAACGAGTCCGGCGCCAACAAGCGCACCAACGCCGGGCCCGGCGGCGGATTCTTCTCGCGCGGCGCCGGCGGCGGGGAGAAGTCCGGGCACAGCCCGCTCGCCGACCCGGAGTTCTTCAACAGCTCCGACGTACGCAACTACTGCGACCAGGCCCGCTTCGTCTTCCTCCAGCTGTCCTTCGAGCTCGCTGGCGCCGCCGAGGTCCTCAACGGCGCGCTCAAGGAGATTCCCGATCCCGAGGGCCGCGCGTTCGGCTCCCGCGCGCGGGCTCGCCGCGTCACGCGCCGCCTGAAGAAGGTCGCGGACGACGCCCGCGACGCGGCCAAGAACGCCGCCGCCACGTACGCCGCGTTCCAGCGCGAGTTCGAACCGGAGCTCGCGAACTACCGCGCCCGCCAGGCCCGCCAGCCACGGCGCCGCTTCGACTTCAACCAGTAG
- the traB gene encoding plasmid transfer protein TraB translates to MYEILPEQVYEEQLRAATGGGGVIEYLLHRAKPHLPPWLAGIGTGLVSLPAHLFWADNAAATAGLTLASVALTSATWWAGKATTQQRRLHSAITVAASSGWFTAAAIAGPTVGPLPGLYFIGAPTLALTWNIRQIMRRNPDQTGSGSDGGLLEKVGLAKTQVTASTVAPNKATFDLQLPRGELTHDDVSKALPKLASALDVPPNAVRVVNDPDSASRVQLTVVPRDLLKNTVPCPGPSHPGGSIADPVHVAIYEDGTEAVLFFPGDPAASRNAMMLLVMGMTGSGKSEGGVTALGEILTRRDVIVWASDPSKSEQTLGPLLPAIDWAALDVKSTKAMIAALQAVIPARTAWLAKYGYKQWEPACADVQADGSPGMPYLIAWFEEAAKTIRETDDDVFTGISQEARSAGISLVVSMQRASGNQVSTDTRASFGSTWCFGVRNDRDATFALDDDVLDVGAAPHIWKDKKPGYSYLVANGIPDTLWATPARSYLTAREYLDWVVLAFASTRATADPVSEAAAAKAVGRQYTRRTRHPLPGTTQPEEDTTMPNTTYDQSLDDDYDADDAFAGEPTSYDAEDDDAYDEDLDDIDPEQPLPEPTTVVQFAERPPAQPKIQLSPAQARRAMEELLDEFEAEGRTVVRPADFMAHCDRHGRSRSWVSGQVAVFVMAGRLAETGETGEYRIVRDDEAA, encoded by the coding sequence GTGTACGAGATCCTGCCGGAGCAGGTCTACGAGGAGCAGCTGCGGGCCGCGACCGGCGGCGGGGGCGTCATCGAGTACCTGCTGCACCGCGCCAAGCCGCACCTGCCCCCGTGGCTGGCCGGGATCGGTACCGGCCTGGTCTCTCTCCCCGCCCATCTGTTCTGGGCCGACAACGCCGCCGCGACCGCCGGGCTCACCCTCGCGTCCGTCGCGCTGACGTCGGCGACCTGGTGGGCGGGCAAGGCGACCACCCAGCAGCGCCGTCTGCACTCCGCGATCACGGTGGCCGCGTCGTCCGGCTGGTTCACCGCGGCCGCCATCGCGGGCCCCACGGTCGGCCCGCTGCCCGGCCTGTACTTCATCGGCGCCCCTACGCTCGCCCTGACCTGGAACATCCGCCAGATCATGCGCCGTAACCCCGACCAGACCGGAAGCGGCTCGGACGGCGGACTCCTCGAAAAGGTCGGCCTCGCCAAGACCCAGGTCACTGCTTCGACGGTCGCGCCGAACAAGGCGACTTTCGATCTTCAACTGCCTCGCGGCGAACTCACCCACGACGACGTCTCCAAGGCCCTGCCCAAACTCGCGTCCGCGCTCGATGTCCCGCCCAACGCGGTACGGGTCGTGAACGACCCCGACTCCGCCTCCCGGGTCCAGCTCACCGTCGTACCTCGCGATCTGCTGAAGAACACGGTCCCCTGCCCGGGGCCGTCGCATCCCGGCGGCTCGATCGCAGACCCGGTGCACGTGGCGATCTACGAGGACGGCACCGAAGCCGTCCTCTTCTTCCCTGGCGACCCGGCCGCATCCCGCAACGCGATGATGTTGCTCGTCATGGGAATGACCGGCTCGGGCAAGTCCGAGGGCGGCGTCACCGCGCTCGGGGAGATCCTGACCCGCCGCGACGTGATCGTGTGGGCCTCCGACCCCTCCAAGTCCGAGCAGACCTTGGGCCCGCTCCTGCCCGCGATCGACTGGGCCGCCCTGGACGTGAAGTCGACCAAGGCCATGATCGCCGCGCTCCAGGCGGTCATCCCGGCCCGCACGGCGTGGCTGGCCAAGTACGGCTACAAGCAGTGGGAGCCCGCCTGCGCCGACGTCCAGGCCGACGGCTCCCCGGGCATGCCGTACCTGATCGCCTGGTTCGAGGAAGCCGCGAAGACGATCCGCGAGACCGACGACGACGTCTTCACCGGCATAAGCCAGGAAGCCCGCTCGGCAGGCATCTCCCTGGTGGTCTCCATGCAGCGCGCTTCCGGCAACCAGGTCTCCACCGACACCCGCGCCTCCTTCGGCTCCACCTGGTGCTTCGGCGTACGCAACGACCGCGACGCCACCTTCGCCCTAGACGACGACGTCCTGGACGTGGGCGCCGCACCACACATCTGGAAGGACAAGAAGCCGGGCTACTCCTACCTGGTCGCCAACGGCATCCCCGACACCCTGTGGGCCACTCCCGCCCGCAGCTACCTCACCGCCCGCGAGTACCTCGACTGGGTCGTCCTCGCCTTCGCATCCACACGCGCCACCGCCGATCCGGTCAGCGAAGCCGCCGCGGCCAAGGCCGTCGGCCGCCAATACACCCGCCGCACCCGCCACCCCCTGCCCGGCACCACACAGCCCGAGGAGGACACCACCATGCCCAACACCACGTACGACCAGAGCCTGGACGACGACTACGACGCGGACGATGCCTTCGCCGGTGAGCCGACCTCGTACGACGCAGAGGACGACGACGCGTACGACGAGGACCTGGACGACATCGACCCCGAGCAGCCGCTCCCCGAACCGACCACGGTCGTCCAGTTCGCCGAACGTCCGCCCGCCCAGCCGAAGATCCAGCTCTCCCCCGCACAGGCCCGACGGGCGATGGAAGAGCTCCTGGACGAGTTCGAGGCGGAGGGCCGCACGGTCGTCCGGCCGGCCGACTTCATGGCGCACTGCGACCGCCACGGTCGTTCCCGTTCCTGGGTCTCCGGACAGGTCGCGGTCTTCGTCATGGCCGGTCGCCTGGCTGAGACCGGCGAGACCGGCGAGTACCGCATCGTGCGCGACGACGAAGCGGCCTGA
- a CDS encoding bifunctional DNA primase/polymerase: MARPDLPAPVERALAAAAHGLAVIPLSRTKLPAVRSPHRAERRPVRCRGECGQIGHGVHDATTDPDAVRALFAAAPWATGYGIACGGPPHHLIGVDLDVKNGVDGIANFRRLAHDGGFAIPETVDVTTPSGGRHLWLRGPADHTVPNSVGRLAPGIDVRGSGGYLVGPGSTTLRGQYVLTPGTERHSIATAPGQLLLLITPTTPAPASYPATPVSGRQAVALVQFVLNAPEGQRNDRLYWAACRAHESHHGTQLTQALAEAAVHTGLPESEARATIASAARAAARGAR, from the coding sequence ATGGCCCGCCCCGACCTCCCCGCCCCTGTCGAGCGGGCGTTGGCCGCGGCCGCGCACGGCCTGGCGGTCATCCCACTGAGCCGCACCAAGTTGCCTGCGGTGCGCTCCCCGCACCGGGCGGAGCGGCGCCCCGTGCGGTGCCGCGGTGAGTGCGGGCAGATCGGCCACGGAGTCCACGACGCGACGACCGATCCCGATGCGGTCCGGGCGCTGTTCGCCGCGGCCCCATGGGCCACCGGGTACGGCATCGCCTGCGGCGGGCCCCCGCACCACCTCATCGGCGTGGACCTGGACGTGAAGAACGGCGTGGACGGCATCGCCAACTTCCGGCGCCTGGCGCACGACGGCGGCTTCGCCATTCCCGAGACGGTCGACGTGACGACGCCGAGCGGCGGCCGCCACCTGTGGCTGCGCGGCCCCGCCGACCACACCGTGCCGAACTCCGTCGGGCGCCTGGCACCCGGCATCGACGTACGCGGCTCGGGCGGCTACCTCGTCGGACCAGGCTCCACCACCTTGCGAGGGCAGTACGTGCTCACCCCCGGCACCGAACGGCACTCGATCGCCACAGCCCCGGGCCAACTGCTGCTCCTGATCACCCCGACGACACCCGCGCCCGCGTCGTACCCCGCCACGCCCGTCTCCGGCCGTCAGGCCGTCGCCTTGGTGCAGTTCGTTCTGAATGCTCCCGAAGGACAGCGAAACGACCGGCTCTACTGGGCGGCCTGCCGAGCGCATGAGAGCCACCACGGAACGCAGCTGACGCAGGCCCTTGCCGAGGCGGCTGTACACACCGGCCTGCCCGAGAGCGAAGCCCGCGCCACCATCGCCTCCGCAGCTCGTGCCGCCGCGCGAGGCGCCCGGTGA